From the genome of Lentimicrobium sp. L6:
TAAAATAAATCCTTCTTGTATTGCCTGACGCATGGAATAGACATGAAAGGGCTCATCGTTTTTACCAAAAAGCTGTAATGTTTTTCCTTTTGGAGTAGCAGTAAAAGCAAAAAAGCTGATATTCTTTTGCTTTCCTCTTGATTCCATTACTTGATTTAATCGGTCTTCCCAATCTGTTTCACCTTCATCAGAATCGATGTCGGTTCCTGCTCCTAAAATTTCTTTTAATTCTCTGGCAGTTTCGCCCGTTTGGCTTGAGTGTGCTTCATCCACAATAATCGCATAATTGCGAGCAGCAATTTGAGCTTTCCAATCCTCGGCTTGTTTAATTGATTCCGCATCTGGTTTATCCAGATTGTCGGCACCAGCAACATGTAATAGACCTTTCAATACAAATGGAAATTTTTGCAAAGTGGTGATTACAATTTTAGTCCCATCAACCAATGCTTCTGCCAATTGCTTTGAATCCTGGTCAATTGCTTTAACAACTCCCTGAGCATGTTCTATTTGGTAAATTGCATCTTGCAATTGCCTGTCTAAAACTTTCCTATCTGTAATTACAACTACGCAATCAAAAATCTTTTCATCAGCAGAAGTATGCAAGCTGGCTAAACGGTGGGAAAGCCAACTAATACTATTTGTTTTTCCACTACCAGCAGAATGCTGAATAAGATAGTTGTGTCCTGTTCTATCAATGCGGCTGGTTTTAACAAGTTTTTTAACTGAATCCAATTGATGAAACCGAGGGAATATAAGTGTTTCCTTGGTGTATTTCTGTTTGAATCCTTTCTCATCTAATCTCGTTTCTTCTTTGGTTTCGAGAAACATAAAATGCCCGATAATTTCTAGAAAATTATCATGCTGTAAAACCTCTTCCCAGAAATAGCCTGTTCGATGTCCTGATTTATGCTGTGGATTACCTGCCCCACATTTTATTTCTCCCGGATGACTACCTCTATTAAAAGGTAAAAAGAACGTCTTTTCCCCTCTTAAATGTGTTGTCATATGAATTTCATCGGTATCAGCGGCAAAATGAACTACTGCAGAAGTTTTAAACCTGAATAGAGGCATTCGCCAATCTCTGTCTTTTCTATATTGAGCAACTGCATTTTTCCAATTTTGACCTGTAGCAGGATTCTTTAATTCACAAGTGGCAACAGGCAATCCATTTATGGAAAACACTAAATCAATGGTATCATTATTTACCGTATGGCATAAAACCTGACGAGTAACGGTAAGATGGTTTTTTTCATAAAGAGCAATTACCTCAGCATTGAGGGTGTGTGCAGGCTTAAAATAAGCCATATCAATAGTTTTACCGAAAAAACGAAATCCATGTCTTAAAACATGAAGCGTTCCCTTTAAATTCCTTTCTTTTATTAAGGTCGAGATGATTTTTTCATCTAATTCATCTCCATGCAGTTGTTGCATTTTAAGGTAAAGCTTCTCTTGGGTATCCCTAATAAATGAAATTATTCTTTTGGGAAATAAAGCATACTTTTTATCCCACTCTTTATTGGTTCCTTGATTCCAGCCTCCTTTATAAAGTAAACTTTCTTCAATGTAAGTTTCAAATGCTTTTTCGGTAGTTGCTTTCATATCAATTACACTACTGTTTCAAATTCTTTATATTTTAACCATTTCGCCATACCATCCAAATCAGGAAAAAGTTGTTTATCGAATACTCCGTACTGCTCCAATTGTTTGCAAATCTTTTTATGATTGTTCTTTTCGTGTTTAATAATAATTTCAATGTAATCATTATCATCAATGGGGTCAAGTGGATGGTGGCAAGCTAAAAACACTCCATCTTGAGCTCTTATTCGAGGTGAAACATGAGCAGGGTCATAAATAATGTTTTGAGAAATATCAAATGGTGATTTAACATCCTCTTTCAATAAATTGAATTTGTTTGTTGAAGGTAAGGGATTAAATTCTCCTTCTGCTTCATGAGCTGTTTCTACACTTTCATCTAACTCAAAATCTTTATAAGGGTCATCATCTTCTTCTGTTTTTAACCCTGTAGTTAAATCACCAACCGGCTCAATATCTTTATGTTTGTTCTCGCCATTTCGTATTATTTCATTGTATTTAACTACTTCCTTTGTTAATACATAAATGGCACTGTCTGTATCTGGTTTAGCGTTTCGAGAGGCAAAATATAGAGCGACTAATGGATTAGTAGTCCAATCCATAAAGCGTGAGGGCAAACCATGATGTTGAGCTAGTGCCAGATATTCCCAATCGTTGCGAGGTAAATGATTTACCTGTCCGACTACATGATTTGCAAAAGTGTCTAATATGCCACATTCGAAATCATAAAACTCTGATAAGGCTTTGTTTTTTAAATGTTTAAATCGCCCAATGGAAGGCATTAATGGATAACCATCAATGTTTCTTTTTGATTGCCCCCGGTAGTAGGGACGTTTTAGAGTTAATTCGTCTTTAATGACAGATAAAAACTCTTCAAATGATGATATTCTAAATTCAGCGCTCATGGTTATTCTGATACTTTTATTTTTCCTGTAACTGCTGCTGATATTATAGCAGTTTTGTACTCTTTGAGTTTATCTATATGCTTTTCTGTTAATCCGACTATTTTATCAATGGATTCTGTTTCTTTCTTCAAATATTGAGTAATCTCTTTTTGTTCCTCTGTTGGAGGAATAGGTATTTTAATTCTTGCTAATACAGATGCGTTAATTGCAGGATAACTAACACCTACTGACAGAGAGACTACCTTTTCTACAAAATATTTTGAACGAAGTAGAAACGACAAATAATCTGAATCGATTTTGCGTGGTCTAACAACTGCAAAACCAGTAGAAACTATCAGGTTTTCTTCTGGATTAATGACTGGTGCAATAGCTCTTAAATATGTGCGGACTGTTGAAACAAGAATATCCCCATCTTGAACAATCCTTCTCGCCCTAGATGGAGCTTCATCAAAAAGATACTGTTCCTTTTTTATAATCCCTTTGGTTTTATCAATGCTTCCTATATCTACATAATTGATTACATATTCAGGATCTGTTGTTTCAGCTAATGCTTTATCATTTAAGGTACAAGTATATTTTAATGCCTTTTCTTTCCAGTGTTCTGGAACATTTTCCAACCAATCAACTTCACTTGACTTTAAATGAACAATTTCATTTAATCCTTTGGTAACAGCATGCGAAATTATTGCTATCCGGTTTTCGTTAAGGGTGTGGATAAGATTTAGTTTTTTCTCAATTAGATTATTGATTCGGGTGGTTTCTTTGTCTAAAAATCTGATAATTGATTCTTGTTCTGTTTCAGATGGAATAGCAATACTAATAGAACCAA
Proteins encoded in this window:
- a CDS encoding type I restriction endonuclease subunit R; amino-acid sequence: MKATTEKAFETYIEESLLYKGGWNQGTNKEWDKKYALFPKRIISFIRDTQEKLYLKMQQLHGDELDEKIISTLIKERNLKGTLHVLRHGFRFFGKTIDMAYFKPAHTLNAEVIALYEKNHLTVTRQVLCHTVNNDTIDLVFSINGLPVATCELKNPATGQNWKNAVAQYRKDRDWRMPLFRFKTSAVVHFAADTDEIHMTTHLRGEKTFFLPFNRGSHPGEIKCGAGNPQHKSGHRTGYFWEEVLQHDNFLEIIGHFMFLETKEETRLDEKGFKQKYTKETLIFPRFHQLDSVKKLVKTSRIDRTGHNYLIQHSAGSGKTNSISWLSHRLASLHTSADEKIFDCVVVITDRKVLDRQLQDAIYQIEHAQGVVKAIDQDSKQLAEALVDGTKIVITTLQKFPFVLKGLLHVAGADNLDKPDAESIKQAEDWKAQIAARNYAIIVDEAHSSQTGETARELKEILGAGTDIDSDEGETDWEDRLNQVMESRGKQKNISFFAFTATPKGKTLQLFGKNDEPFHVYSMRQAIQEGFILNVLENYTTYDTFYRLVKSVEDDPELPKKKATKALGKFMSLHPVNVEQRTEIMVEHFRNLVKKRINGKAKAMLVTNSRLHAVRYMLAFQRYIEKNNYTDIRPLVAFSGKVLDPDSGLEFTEPGMNTDVVTGKPISESQLPEKFDTPDFQILLVANKYQTGFDQPLLHTMYVDKRLDGVQAVQTLSRLNRISPGKETPFVLDFVNSAEDIYKAFKPYYDQTSLQESTDPQLLETIKHELNAMQVYFWSEVEAFAQVFYKDINKQNPTDHARMQKHIQPAVDRYKSLVEEKAKLFRDKITSFVSAYAFLSQIIPYGDSDMEMLYSFSRFLLPHLPRERDYEIIKPEDDVSLQYYRIERVTSGAIVLEDGEPYGIKGITESGTGKAEDEKKPLSEIIEVLNTKFGTEFSDEDRLFFEQIKEKAMKDDKIVQTAEANTLDKFQLGIKKLIENLMIQRMAENDEIVSRYMEDIDFQKAAYGVLSEEIYKKILSNVNE
- a CDS encoding restriction endonuclease subunit S, which codes for MEYPKYNEYLDSTIDWLGRVPNHWIVKKIKWDSAVLRGASPRPIDDPAFFDDNGKYAWVRIADVTASGKHLEKTTQRLSKLGASLSVKIKPENIFLSIAGSVGKPCISKIDCCIHDGFVYFPYLKINHNFLYYIFASGEPYKGLGKFGTQLNLNTETVGSISIAIPSETEQESIIRFLDKETTRINNLIEKKLNLIHTLNENRIAIISHAVTKGLNEIVHLKSSEVDWLENVPEHWKEKALKYTCTLNDKALAETTDPEYVINYVDIGSIDKTKGIIKKEQYLFDEAPSRARRIVQDGDILVSTVRTYLRAIAPVINPEENLIVSTGFAVVRPRKIDSDYLSFLLRSKYFVEKVVSLSVGVSYPAINASVLARIKIPIPPTEEQKEITQYLKKETESIDKIVGLTEKHIDKLKEYKTAIISAAVTGKIKVSE
- a CDS encoding FRG domain-containing protein; protein product: MSAEFRISSFEEFLSVIKDELTLKRPYYRGQSKRNIDGYPLMPSIGRFKHLKNKALSEFYDFECGILDTFANHVVGQVNHLPRNDWEYLALAQHHGLPSRFMDWTTNPLVALYFASRNAKPDTDSAIYVLTKEVVKYNEIIRNGENKHKDIEPVGDLTTGLKTEEDDDPYKDFELDESVETAHEAEGEFNPLPSTNKFNLLKEDVKSPFDISQNIIYDPAHVSPRIRAQDGVFLACHHPLDPIDDNDYIEIIIKHEKNNHKKICKQLEQYGVFDKQLFPDLDGMAKWLKYKEFETVV